A genome region from Cucumis sativus cultivar 9930 chromosome 4, Cucumber_9930_V3, whole genome shotgun sequence includes the following:
- the LOC101216898 gene encoding uncharacterized protein LOC101216898 has protein sequence MAAFRRSSLTDVTDCRLLFLILTSLSLILFFSASTLSDIPFSTLAPLQSFIIGTAFQHPLDSNYLPSIRDSSEGIPPEAKRKIQLQKSKMAVCLVGGARRFEVTGPSIMEKILKEYPNADLFLHSPVDENTFKLSYLKNAPKIAAVRIFEPKPIPETESQLRVLTAKNSPNGIQGLLKYFQLVEGCLTMIQTYQQLNNFTYDWVVRTRVDGYWNTPLRPDSFLSGQYVVPSGSSYGGLNDRFGVGDLNTSTVALSRLGLIPYLDAAGFRELNSETAFKAQLTTMGVPLVTMRLPFCIVTERQYEFPPGRFGVPVAAMSSRGPLSGTKCRPCRVACEGECVERVMGWLEKGWSWTNWENGTMGLCNASGEWEMEWEKVYEEMVGEEMGDLSWKIQKMKMSECVEGFNEMKRRSGIWDSPNGENICKLGFRN, from the exons ATGGCCGCCTTTCGAAGATCATCTCTTACCGATGTCACCGATTGCCGTCTCCTCTTCCTCATCCTAACTTCCCTCTCTCTCATCCTCTTTTTCTCCGCTTCCACTCTCTCCGACATTCCCTTTTCCACTCTCGCGCCGCTCCAATCCTTCATCATCGGCACTGCCTTTCAACACCCTCTCGATTCGAATTATCTTCCGAGTATTCGTGATTCTTCGGAAGGGATTCCGCCCGAGGCTAAGAGAAAGATTCAGTTGCAGAAATCGAAAATGGCTGTGTGTTTAGTCGGAGGAGCGAGGAGGTTTGAGGTTACTGGACCGTCGATTATGGAGAAGATTCTTAAGGAGTATCCGAATGCGGACTTGTTTTTGCATAGTCCGGTTGATGAGAACACGTTCAAGTTATCGTACTTGAAAAATGCGCCGAAAATCGCGGCCGTGAGAATCTTTGAGCCGAAACCGATTCCGGAGACTGAGTCGCAACTCCGAGTTCTTACGGCGAAGAACTCGCCCAACGGCATCCAG GGGCTTTTGAAGTATTTTCAATTGGTGGAAGGTTGCCTTACGATGATCCAAACGTACCAACAACTCAACAACTTCACCTACGACTGGGTTGTGCGGACACGTGTCGACGGGTACTGGAACACCCCACTCCGGCCTGATAGCTTCCTCTCCGGCCAATACGTAGTGCCGTCGGGATCCTCCTACGGCGGACTCAACGACCGTTTCGGCGTTGGAGACCTCAACACCTCCACCGTCGCTCTTTCGCGCCTTGGTCTTATTCCCTATCTGGATGCCGCAGGATTCCGTGAACTGAACTCGGAAACTGCCTTCAAGGCCCAGTTGACCACCATGGGGGTACCGTTGGTAACAATGCGTTTGCCGTTTTGTATAGTGACGGAGAGGCAGTATGAATTTCCACCGGGGAGGTTTGGGGTACCGGTGGCGGCGATGTCGAGCAGAGGGCCGCTGAGTGGGACGAAGTGTAGGCCGTGCAGGGTGGCGTGTGAGGGAGAGTGTGTGGAGAGGGTGATGGGTTGGTTAGAGAAAGGATGGAGTTGGACGAATTGGGAAAATGGGACAATGGGACTGTGCAATGCGAGTGGAGAATGGGAAATGGAATGGGAGAAAGTATACGAGGAAATGGTTGGTGAAGAAATGGGGGATTTGAGTTGGAAAATtcagaagatgaagatgagtGAATGTGTTGAAGGTTTTAACGAAATGAAAAGACGAAGTGGGATTTGGGATTCTCCAAATGGGGAGAATATTTGTAAGTTGGGGTTTAGAAATTAA
- the LOC101222011 gene encoding O-fucosyltransferase 16, with protein MAFQRRRNHYYHRFRFLIPFISAISAGLLLFFALLSFLAPSPNDSHHHRLIPPVQFNAASDVAIGVSHFRVPRNGARSGRDLWTSRNAKFYSGCSNASNKFLKANAITHPNRYLLIATSGGLNQQRTGITDAVVAARILNATLVVPKLDQKSFWRDSSNFSEIFDVDWFVSFLSKDVKIIHQLPKRGGKTWNTHSMRVPRKCSERCYQNRVLPVLLKRHAIQLSKFDYRLANKLETDLQKLRCRVNYHALKFTDPIQKMGEKLVNRMRAKSNHYIALHLRYEPDMLAFSGCYYGGGEKERRELGAIRRRWKTLHQVNNPDKERRHGKCPLTPEEVGLMLRALGYGQDVHIYVASGEVYGGEETLAPLKALFPNFHSKETIASKAELDKFSSYSSRMAALDFIVCDESDVFVTNNNGNMARILAGRRRYFGHKPTIRPNAKKLYRLFLNRPNMTWGAFSSRVRTYQRGFMGEPNEVRPGRGEFHENPSPCICEVAKPHVKSDSGPRKYGKSDLTSRRDEPSTVDDQNNDYEPEWPDSEEEEDQVDFQDKGPLNATNLEYDAINSEEPELEEMLSD; from the exons ATGGCTTTTCAACGGCGGCGTAACCACTATTATCATCGTTTTAGATTCTTGATCCCATTCATTTCCGCCATTTCTGCCGGTCTCCTTCTATTCTTTgcacttctttcttttctggCTCCTTCTCCTAATGATTCCCATCATCACCGCCTCATTCCTCCG GTTCAGTTCAATGCTGCCTCCGACGTGGCGATTGGTGTTTCGCATTTTCGTGTTCCG CGCAATGGAGCGAGATCCGGTCGTGATCTTTGGACTTCTAGAAATGCGAAGTTCTACTCTGGATGTAGTAATGCTAGCAACAAGTTTCTGA AAGCTAATGCTATTACACATCCGAACCGTTACTTGCTGATTGCAACTAGTGGAGGTTTAAATCAACAAAGAACTGGG ATAACAGATGCCGTTGTTGCAGCACGCATATTAAATGCTACGCTTGTTGTGCCTAAGCTTGATCAGAAGTCCTTTTGGAGGGATTCCAG TAACTTTTCAGAGATCTTCGATGTTGATTGGTTTGTATCATTCCTGTCAAAAGATGTGAAAATCATTCATCAGCTGCCAAAGAGGGGAGGGAAAACATGGAATACACACTCAATGCGTGTCCCCAGGAAGTGTAGTGAAAGATGTTATCAGAACCGTGTATTACCTGTTCTTTTGAAAAGGCAT GCTATTCAGCTCTCCAAGTTCGATTATAGACTAGCAAACAAGTTGGAGACAGATTTGCAGAAACTGAGATGTAGAGTTAACTACCATGCTTTGAAATTCACTGACCCAATACAGAAAATGGGTGAAAAATTGGTCAATCGAATGCGAGCAAAAAGCAATCATTACATTGCTTTGCACCTCAG GTATGAACCAGATATGCTAGCATTCTCAGGTTGCTATTATGGTGGAGGTGAAAAGGAAAGGAGGGAACTTGGAGCTATCCGAAGGCGATGGAAAACATTACAT cAAGTAAACAACCCTGATAAAGAAAGGAGGCATGGAAAATGTCCACTGACTCCAGAAGAGGTTGGTTTGATGCTGAGAGCACTCGGATATGGGCAGGATGTTCATATCTATGTGGCATCTGGTGAAGTATATGGAGGGGAAGAGACACTAGCCCCTTTGAAAGCCCTCTTTCCTAATTTCCATTCAAAAGAGACCATAGCTTCCAAGGCGGAATTGGAcaaattttcttcatattcttCTCGTATGGCTGCACTTGATTTCATTGTCTGCGATGAGAGTGATGTATTTGTCACCAACAATAATGGCAATATGGCAAGAATATTGGCTGGAAGAAG AAGATACTTCGGACACAAGCCTACCATTCGTCCAAATGCCAAGAAACTCTATAGGTTGTTCTTGAACAGACCCAACATGACATGGGGAGCATTTTCGTCCAGGGTTAGAACTTATCAGAGAGGCTTCATGGGGGAGCCGAATGAGGTGAGGCCAGGCAGGGGTGAATTTCACGAAAACCCATCGCCTTGTATATGTGAAGTTGCCAAGCCTCATGTAAAGTCTGATTCGGGACCTAGAAAATATGGCAAGAGTGATCTAACATCAAGGAGAGATGAGCCTTCAACGGTAGACGACCAAAACAATGATTACGAGCCAGAATGGCCAGACTCAGAGGAAGAGGAGGATCAAGTTGACTTCCAAGATAAAGGTCCATTGAATGCAACAAATTTGGAGTATGATGCAATTAACTCTGAGGAGCCCGAATTGGAAGAGATGCTCTCCGACTAA
- the LOC101222489 gene encoding dolichol-phosphate mannosyltransferase subunit 1 has protein sequence MAEPEKERDKYSLIVPTYNERINIALLVYLIFKHLPDVDFEIIVVDDGSPDGTQEVVKQLQGLYGEDRILLRARPRKLGLGTAYCHGLKHATGNYVVIMDADLSHHPKYLPSFIQKQLQTGADIVTGTRYVKGGGVHGWNLMRKLTSRGANVLAQTLLWPGVSDLTGSFRLYKKSVLEDIITSVVSKGYVFQMEMIVRATRKGYHIEEVPITFVDRVFGTSKLGGSEIVEYLKGLLYLLVTT, from the exons ATGGCGGAGCCGGAGAAGGAGAGGGACAAGTACAGTTTGATTGTCCCAACCTACAACGAGCGCATCAATATTGCTCTCCTCGTCTACCTCATTTTCAAGCACCTCCC GGatgttgattttgaaataattgttGTTGATGATGGAAGTCCGGATGGTACTCAAGAAGTTGTGAAACAGTTGCAAGGGCTATATGGTGAAGATCGGATC CTATTGAGAGCCAGACCTAGGAAGCTTGGATTAG GAACGGCTTACTGTCATGGTCTCAAGCATGCAACTGGTAATTATGTTGTTATAATGGATGCTGACTTATCTCACCAT ccaaaatatttacccaGCTTCATTCA gaaACAGTTACAAACTGGTGCCGATATAGTTACAGGAACCCGATATGTGAAAGGTGGCGGTGTACATGGATGGAATCTTATGCGAAAACTAACAAGTAGAGGAGCTAATGTTCTTGCCCAAACACTTTTATGGCCTGGTGTATCAGATTTAACTGGATCTTTCCG GCTCTACAAGAAATCAGTGCTAGAAGATATCATCACTTCAGTTGTTAGCAAGGGATACGTCTTCCAAATGGAGATGATTGTTCGAGCTACAAGAAAAGGTTATCACATTGAAGAG GTTCCAATTACGTTTGTTGATAGAGTGTTTGGAACTTCCAAGCTTGGAGGATCCGAAATTGTAGAGTATTTGAAAGGTCTATTGTACCTTCTGGTCACCACATGA
- the LOC105435391 gene encoding uncharacterized protein LOC105435391: MENKQKIEMEREQQRREESKKIEQEPPYYISRMQPLTECAYGGGMYGTDDKGDQDSLQIKKVPASTTQSADGPVVAEMKLKHPPPPSSGDRDIDITGQSYFQ; encoded by the coding sequence ATGGAAAACAAGCAGAAGATAGAGATGGAGAGGGAGCAGCAGAGGCGAGAAGAATCCAAGAAGATAGAGCAAGAACCGCCGTACTATATTTCTCGGATGCAGCCATTGACAGAATGTGCTTACGGCGGAGGAATGTACGGCACCGACGATAAAGGAGATCAGGACAGCCTGCAGATCAAGAAAGTACCTGCGAGCACAACGCAGAGCGCCGATGGACCAGTTGTAGCGGAAATGAAGCTGAAGCATCCGCCTCCGCCGTCCTCAGGCGACAGAGACATCGATATCACCGGGCAATCGTATTTCCAGTAG
- the LOC101222966 gene encoding BTB/POZ domain-containing protein At2g30600: protein MMDKKEKNSITVAPFECAWLKDLRFREAGRGCVAFEASAHNDVTLVFRENVGSQHYHYKRDMSPHYTVIIGSHRNRRLRIIADGRTVVDVEGVALCSSSAFQSYWISVYDGLISIGKGRYPFQNMVFQWLDTNPNCSIQYIGLSSWDKHVGYRNVNVLPLTQDHISLWKHVDNGDEGEDDVELEFEDEYKDYKNWGLEHFLENWDLSDILFCVDSGETLVPAHKAILFASGNFPSNLSQVVVQLHGVSYPVLHALLQYIYTGQTEILESQLGSLRDLASQLEVIALVNQCDDMMGQLKLNKKLLDSGNRVELSYPRTQPHCTTVFPSGLPLNIQRLKQLQCTSEFSDVSIYIQGHGFVAHVHKIILSLWSMPFERMFTNGMSETASSEVYIRDVSPEAFQTMLKFMYSGELSKDGTVESDVLLLQLLFLADQFGVSLLHQECCKILLECLSEDSVCSILQVVSSIPCCKLIEETCERKFSMHFDYCTTANIEFVMLDESTFRKILQCPDLTVTSEEKVLNAILMWGLEASELCGWMAVDELMTFSTPEILFGERLQSVQDLLSLVRFPLLPYDLLKKLENSSISRKIRTFKNLVKEAIDFVKLEPSSLEDKKKNNVRYQHRRSSYKELQYICDGDSNGVLFFAGTSYGEHQWVNPILSKKITITTSSPPSRYTDPKVLVSRTYQGTSFTGLRVEDGKTCSWWMVDIGEDHQLMCNYYTLRQDGSRAFIRYWNLQGSFDGKTWTNLRVHENDQTVCKPGQFASWAVTGPNALLPFRFFRVLLTAPTTDASNPWNLCICFLELYGYFL from the exons ATGATGGATAAGAAGGAGAAGAACTCCATCACGGTGGCTCCTTTTGAGTGTGCTTGGCTTAAGGATTTAAGATTTCGGGAAGCAGGACGGGGGTGTGTGGCTTTTGAAGCTTCCGCTCATAATGATGTCACACTGGTGTTCCGAGAGAACGTGGGGAGTCAACATTACCATTACAAACGAGATATGAGTCCTCATTATACGGTTATAATAGGTAGTCACCGAAATCGACGTCTAAGGATTATAGCCGATGGGAGAACTGTTGTTGATGTAGAAGGTGTTGCTCTTTGCAGTTCCTCAGCGTTTCAAAGCTATTGGATCAGTGTCTATGATGGTTTGATCAGCATTGGGAAGGGAAGATACCCTTTTCAGAATATGGTCTTTCAATGGCTTGATACAAATCCAAACTGCAGCATTCAGTATATTGGGCTTAGTAGCTGGGATAAACATGTGGGATATAGAAATGTTAATGTTTTGCCGCTGACGCAGGATCATATTTCCTTGTGGAAGCATGTGGATAATGGTGATGAAGGGGAGGACGATGTGGAATTGGAGTTTGAAGATGAATACAAAGATTACAAGAACTGGGGCCTCGaacattttcttgaaaattggGATTTATCAGACATACTTTTCTGTGTAGATTCTGGAGAAACGCTTGTGCCTGCTCATAAAGCTATCTTATTTGCTTCGGGAAACTTTCCCTCGAATTTGTCGCAAGTTGTCGTGCAGCTACATGGAGTATCATATCCAGTTCTCCATGCTCTTCTCCAATATATTTACACAGGTCAAACTGAG ATTCTGGAGTCCCAACTTGGTTCCTTGAGGGATTTAGCCTCACAACTTGAAGTGATAGCGTTAGTGAACCAGTGTGATGACATGATGGGACAATTAAAACTGAACAAAAAGTTGTTGGACTCGGGCAATAGGGTGGAATTATCATATCCAAGGACTCAGCCCCATTGTACTACAGTATTCCCCTCCGGGCTTCCACTAAACATACAGAGGCTCAAACAATTACAATGTACTAGCGAGTTCAGTGATGTGTCCATCTATATACAAGGTCACGGATTTGTTGCCCATGTGCACAAAATCATTCTTAGCTTATGGAGCATGCCATTTGAAAGG ATGTTTACCAACGGAATGAGTGAAACAGCATCCTCTGAGGTTTATATTAGGGATGTATCACCAGAAGCTTTTCAAACCATGCTCAAGTTCATGTATAGTGGAGAATTGAGTAAAGATGGTACAGTGGAATCTGATGTCTTGTTACTTCAACTACTATTTTTAGCTGATCAATTTGGTGtctctcttcttcatcaaGAATGCTGCAAAATACTTCTAGAATGCCTTTCGGAG GACTCAGTATGTTCCATCCTTCAAGTTGTTTCATCAATTCCATGCTGTAAGCTCATTGAAGAAACTTGTGAGAGGAAGTTCTCAATGCACTTTGATTATTGTACGACTGCAAACATTGAATTTGTTATGTTAGATGAGTCAACTTTCCGCAAAATCCTTCAG TGCCCTGATTTGACAGTGACGTCTGAGGAAAAAGTACTCAATGCAATCTTAATGTGGGGTTTAGAAGCAAGTGAATTATGTGGGTGGATGGCGGTAGATGAGCTTATGACATTTTCAACCCCTGAAATCCTTTTTGGTGAGAGACTTCAATCTGTTCAGGATTTACTTTCTCTCGTGCGATTTCCATTGCTCCCATATGACTTGTTGAAGAAG TTGGAGAACAGTAGCATTAGCAGGAAGATTCGTACCTTTAAGAATCTT GTGAAGGAAGCTATCGACTTCGTGAAACTTGAACCATCAAGCCTAGaggacaagaagaagaacaa TGTGAGATATCAACATAGACGGTCTAGTTATAAGGAGCTGCAGTACATTTGTGATGGGGACAGCAACGGAGTTCTATTCTTTGCCGGTACATCATATGGAGAGCACCAGTGGGTTAATCCCATTCTTTCAAAG AAAATTACTATTACAACAAGCAGTCCACCTTCAAGATATACAGATCCAAAGGTTCTGGTCTCGAGAACTTACCAG GGAACTTCCTTTACGGGCCTTCGCGTGGAAGATGGGAAAACTTGTTCATGGTGGATGGTAGATATTGGCGAAGATCATCAG CTGATGTGCAATTACTACACGTTAAGACAAGATGGTTCAAGGGCATTCATCAGATACTGGAATCTTCAG GGGTCATTCGATGGGAAAACTTGGACGAACTTGCGAGTACATGAGAACGATCAGACGGTCTGCAAACCTGGTCAGTTTGCATCATGGGCAGTAACTGGACCAAACGCTTTACTTCCATTTAGATTCTTCCGTGTTCTTCTAACAGCCCCAACAACCGATGCTTCAAATCCATGGAACTTGTGCATTTGCTTTCTGGAACTTTATGGCTACTTCCTCTAG
- the LOC101222252 gene encoding probable acyl-activating enzyme 1, peroxisomal: MDGSHRCSANYVPLTPISFLERSAAVYGDRISLVYGRVQYTWRDTLQRCTRLASALVRTGIARGDVVAALVPNIPAMYELHFAVPMAGAVLCSLNTRHDAAMVSTLLSHSEAKIIVVDYQLEHIVTGAIKAMSERKEKLPRVVIIQEYDQPPSRIDRPGSALEYLEFESFLASGKLNFEIRRPRDELDPIALNYTSGTTSRPKGVIFSHRGAYLNSLSAVLLNDMCSLPVYLWTVPMFHCNGWCLTWGVAAQSGTNICQRNVTAKEIFDNISLHKVTHMGGAPTVSNMIINAPISEQKPLPREVTMMSGGAPPPSHVLYKLKALGFRIVHSYGLTETYGPATVCSWKPEWDSLPQDKQAKLNSRQGLQHIGLEAADVKDPVTMESVPADGKTMGEVMLRGNTVMSGYLKDLKATREAFNGGWFRSGDLGVKHPDGYIELKDRSKDIIISGGENISTIEVESVLFSHPSVLDAAVVGRPDDHWGETPCAFVKLKDGCSATEGEIIKFCREHLPHYMAPRSVVFRDLPKTSTGKTQKFILKKEAKAMGSLPKRVSKL; encoded by the exons ATGGACGGAAGCCACCGTTGCTCTGCTAACTACGTTCCTCTCACTCCAATCTCCTTCTTGGAGCGCTCTGCCGCCGTCTATGGTGACCGGATTTCTCTTGTCTATGGACGCGTTCAGTATACTTGGCGAGATACGCTTCAGCGATGTACCAGGCTCGCTTCTGCTCTTGTTCGTACGGGAATCGCTCGTGGAGATGTG GTTGCTGCCTTGGTACCGAATATTCCAGCTATGTACGAGTTACATTTTGCTGTACCAATGGCTGGTGCAGTTCTTTGCTCCCTCAACACACGCCATGATGCAGCAATGGTTTCAACATTGCTAAGCCACTCAGAAgctaaaattattgttgtagACTACCAGCTTGAACATATCGTAACCGGAGCAATTAAAGCCATGTccgaaaggaaagaaaagctACCTCGTGTCGTTATTATTCAAGAGTATGATCAGCCACCTTCCCGCATCGATAGACCGGGATCTGCTTTAGAATATCTGGAGTTTGAGAGCTTTTTAGCATCTGGAAAACTCAATTTTGAGATTAGGCGACCTAGGGATGAATTGGATCCAATTGCTCTTAACTATACTTCAGGCACAACATCGAGGCCAAAGGGTGTTATTTTCTCCCATAGAGGCGCATATCTCAATTCCCTATCTGCAGTCCTACTGAATGATATGTGTTCACTTCCTGTGTATTTGTGGACTGTTCCAATGTTTCATTGCAATGGATGGTGTTTAACTTGGGGCGTAGCTGCACAGAGCGGCACAAACATCTGCCAGAGAAATGTGACTGCCAAAGAAATCTTTGATAATATTTCTCTGCATAAGGTTACTCATATGGGCGGTGCACCAACAGTTTCGAACATGATTATCAATGCACCAATTAGTGAACAGAAGCCACTTCCCAGGGAAGTAACTATGATGTCTGGTGGCGCTCCGCCGCCTTCTCATGTACTCTATAAGCTTAAAGCTTTGGGATTCCGTATTGTCCATTCATATGGTTTAACTGAAACATATGGGCCGGCAACAGTTTGCTCTTGGAAGCCTGAATGGGATTCTCTACCTCAAGATAAACAAGCAAAACTAAATTCTCGCCAAGGATTGCAGCATATTGGGCTAGAGGCAGCAGACGTAAAGGATCCTGTCACAATGGAGAGTGTTCCAGCTGATGGGAAAACCATGGGTGAAGTTATGCTGAGAGGCAATACTGTGATGAGTGGATATTTGAAAGATCTCAAAGCCACACGGGAAGCGTTTAATGGCGGATGGTTTCGAAGTGGGGACTTAGGAGTCAAACACCCTGATGGTTATATAGAATTGAAGGACCGTTCAAAGGACATCATCATTTCTGGGGGAGAAAATATTAGCACAATTGAAGTGGAGTCTGTTCTTTTCAGTCATCCATCAGTTCTTGACGCTGCTGTTGTGGGAAGACCTGATGATCACTGGGGAGAAACACCATGCGCATTTGTGAAGCTCAAAGATGGGTGCAGTGCTACTGAAGGAGAGATCATAAAATTCTGTAGAGAACACCTACCTCATTACATGGCTCCACGAAGTGTTGTATTTAGGGATTTACCTAAAACTTCTACAGGGAAAACTCAAAAATTTATTCTCAAGAAGGAAGCCAAAGCCATGGGTAGCCTTCCAAAACGGGTTAGTAAACTGTAA
- the LOC101222727 gene encoding small nuclear ribonucleoprotein SmD3a, producing MSRSLGIPVKLLHEAAGHVVSVELKSGELYRGSMIECEDNWNCQLENITYTAKDGKVSQLEHVFIRGSKVSFMVIPDMLKNAPMFKRLDARIKGKGASLGVGRGRAVAMRAKAQAAGRGSAPGRGAPPSGRR from the exons ATGAGTAGGAGCTTGGGAATTCCAGTGAAGCTACTCCATGAGGCCGCGGGCCACGTTGTGTCGGTGGAGCTTAAAAGCGGTGAGCTTTACAGAGGAAGTATGATCGAGTGCGAGGATAACTGGAACTGCCAGCTCGAAAACATCACCTACACTGCCAAG GATGGTAAGGTTTCACAACTTGAGCATGTTTTCATCCGAGGCAGCAAAGTCAG CTTTATGGTCATACCAGACATGCTGAAGAATGCACCAATGTTCAAGCGTCTTGATGCTAGAATTAAA GGTAAAGGCGCCTCACTTGGTGTTGGCAGGGGCAGGGCTGTTGCTATGCGAGCTAAA GCTCAAGCTGCTGGCCGTGGAAGTGCACCTGGTCGGGGTGCTCCACCATCTGGCAGAAGGTGA
- the LOC101217137 gene encoding probable acyl-activating enzyme 1, peroxisomal encodes MEGIRCSANSVPLTPITFLERAAAVFGDRISLVYGNVRFTWRETLQRCTKFASALVHVGISRGDVVAVLAPNVPATYELHFAVPMAGAILCTLNMRHDAAMVSTLLGHSEAKIIVADHQYLHIVKAAIEIMSKTMAAEELPRIVIVQEFDHPSSNINGFDSASDDLEYESLLNTGTLDFEIRRPIDERDPISLNYTSGTTSRPKGVIYSHRGTYLNTLSTVLLNDMSSMAVYLWTVPMFHCNGWSMTWGVAAQGGTNICQRNVNAKEIFANISLHNVTHMGGAPTVLNMIVNAPITEQKPLLGKVTVMTGGAPPPSNILYKMRELGFLIVHCYGLTETYGVATFCHWKPEWDSLPDEKQAKLKSRQGMQHIGVEGVDIKNPITMESVPADGKTMGEVMIRGNTVMIGYLKDVKATEEAFNGGWFRSGDLGVRHPDGYIELKDRSKDIIISGGENISTIEVESVLFNHPSVLEAAIVGRPDDHWGETPCAFVNLKHGSNATEEEIIKFCRDNLPHYMAPKTVVFKSDLPKSSTGKIQKLILKEEAKAMGTLSLAANRLAK; translated from the exons ATGGAAGGAATCCGTTGCTCTGCCAATTCCGTTCCTCTCACTCCGATCACTTTCTTGGAGCGCGCCGCCGCCGTCTTTGGTGACAGAATTTCTCTCGTCTATGGAAATGTCCGCTTCACTTGGAGAGAAACTCTTCAACGATGTACTAAATTCGCTTCTGCTCTAGTTCATGTCGGAATCTCTCGCGGCGATGTG GTTGCTGTTTTGGCACCGAATGTTCCAGCTACATACGAGCTTCATTTTGCTGTACCAATGGCTGGTGCAATCCTTTGCACTCTCAACATGCGCCATGATGCAGCAATGGTTTCTACATTGTTGGGTCATTCAGAAGCTAAAATCATTGTTGCAGACCACCAATATCTACATATTGTAAAGGCAGCAATCGAAATTATGTCCAAGACGATGGCGGCAGAAGAGCTGCCTCGTATTGTCATTGTTCAAGAGTTTGATCATCCATCCTCCAACATCAACGGATTCGACTCTGCTTCAGATGATTTAGAGTACGAGAGCCTTCTAAACACTGGAACACTCGATTTCGAAATCAGACGTCCTATAGATGAACGGGATCCAATCTCTCTTAACTATACTTCAGGCACAACATCGAGACCAAAAGGTGTGATTTACTCCCATAGAGGTACTTATCTCAATACTCTATCCACAGTCCTTCTGAATGATATGTCCTCAATGGCTGTATACTTGTGGACTGTTCCAATGTTCCATTGCAACGGATGGTCTATGACTTGGGGTGTGGCTGCACAAGGCGGCACAAACATCTGCCAAAGAAATGTGAATGCCAAAGAAATCTTCGCTAATATTTCTCTACACAACGTCACTCACATGGGTGGCGCGCCGACCGTATTAAACATGATCGTCAATGCACCAATTACCGAACAGAAGCCGCTTCTGGGGAAGGTAACTGTGATGACCGGGGGCGCTCCTCCGCCATCTAATATACTGTACAAGATGAGAGAATTAGGATTCCTTATTGTCCATTGTTATGGTTTAACCGAAACGTATGGTGTTGCAACATTTTGCCATTGGAAACCTGAATGGGATTCTCTTCCCGATGAAAAGCAAGCAAAATTGAAATCTCGTCAAGGAATGCAACACATTGGAGTGGAGGGGGTGGATATTAAGAATCCCATCACCATGGAAAGTGTTCCAGCTGATGGAAAAACCATGGGGGAAGTTATGATCAGAGGAAACACCGTAATGATTGGTTATTTGAAAGATGTTAAAGCTACAGAAGAAGCCTTCAATGGGGGATGGTTTCGCAGTGGAGATTTGGGAGTAAGACATCCTGATGGTTACATAGAACTGAAAGATCGTTCAAAAGACATCATAATTTCTGGAGGAGAAAACATTAGTACAATTGAAGTTGAATCTGTGCTATTCAATCATCCATCGGTTCTTGAAGCTGCCATTGTAGGAAGACCTGATGATCATTGGGGTGAAACCCCATGTGCTTTTGTGAATCTCAAACATGGTTCTAATGCTACAGAAGAAGAAATCATAAAGTTTTGTAGAGATAATCTTCCTCATTACATGGCTCCAAAAACTGTTGTGTTTAAATCAGATTTGCCTAAATCCTCAACAGGGAAAATTCAGAAGCTTATTCTCAAGGAAGAAGCTAAGGCCATGGGGACCCTTTCCCTTGCTGCTAACAGGTTagctaaataa